The Desulfovibrio sp. genome includes a region encoding these proteins:
- a CDS encoding dTDP-4-dehydrorhamnose 3,5-epimerase family protein encodes MNTEEMTAQDVGIAGALLHPLKVIPTEGGPVLHMLRPGSPLLPDFSKGFGEIYFSEVLPGHVKAWKRHTRQTQHFAVPSGLLKIVMYDDRPDSETRGVLCELALGRPEHYGLLRIPVNVWYGFTAMGDAPALICNCADIPHDPTEGQRLPADDPSIPYTWSEGGV; translated from the coding sequence ATGAATACAGAGGAAATGACTGCGCAGGATGTTGGCATTGCAGGCGCACTGCTGCACCCCCTGAAGGTCATTCCGACAGAAGGCGGGCCGGTGCTGCACATGCTGCGCCCCGGTTCGCCCCTGTTGCCAGACTTCAGCAAGGGCTTTGGCGAGATCTATTTTTCAGAGGTGCTGCCCGGCCACGTCAAGGCCTGGAAGCGCCACACCCGCCAGACCCAACACTTTGCCGTGCCTTCCGGCCTGCTGAAAATCGTGATGTATGACGACAGGCCAGACTCCGAAACGCGCGGCGTTTTGTGCGAACTGGCCCTTGGCAGACCGGAACACTACGGCCTGCTGCGCATCCCCGTGAACGTGTGGTACGGCTTTACTGCTATGGGTGACGCCCCGGCGCTCATCTGCAACTGCGCCGACATCCCCCACGATCCCACCGAGGGGCAGCGACTGCCCGCCGATGACCCTTCCATCCCCTACACATGGAGTGAAGGAGGCGTATAA
- a CDS encoding prenyltransferase, which produces MRCGDLLREAWVPRPALAPKLTFRQQARAWWQACRPPFFITAAIPVTLALALAFRLQGDIRPGQWATYALLLAGCFMGLTIANLANDLFDHILGVDGGDNIGGSRVIQSGLISPRQLSIVLLLLTPATLAVGGLLILGLAPALRPALWALSVFAVGSAVFYVAPPIRYGHRALGEVFVCLNMGFIMVSASATLLLGRFEPCSFALALPVGLMVAGVLYYQSLPEIETDLAAGKHTLANTLGKAGAFLLFRLWWPLVWLLLCNLWAAGLAGWPVVLCLVGLPFYLAACRRIRLAGDGDWLPLDAHGHLVRKCYLISGAALILGVLL; this is translated from the coding sequence ATGCGCTGCGGCGATCTTTTGCGCGAGGCATGGGTTCCCCGCCCTGCCCTCGCGCCAAAGCTTACTTTCCGCCAACAGGCAAGGGCGTGGTGGCAGGCCTGCCGCCCGCCTTTTTTCATTACGGCGGCCATTCCGGTTACGCTGGCTCTGGCACTGGCCTTTCGCCTGCAAGGTGACATCCGGCCTGGGCAGTGGGCAACCTACGCCCTGCTGCTGGCTGGCTGCTTTATGGGCCTGACCATTGCCAATCTGGCCAACGACCTCTTTGACCATATTCTCGGCGTGGACGGCGGCGACAACATCGGTGGCTCACGCGTTATCCAGTCCGGCCTTATCAGCCCGCGCCAACTGTCCATTGTTTTGCTCCTGCTTACCCCGGCAACACTTGCCGTAGGCGGCCTGCTAATTCTGGGGCTGGCCCCGGCCCTACGGCCCGCACTATGGGCATTGAGCGTGTTCGCTGTGGGTTCCGCTGTTTTTTACGTGGCGCCGCCCATCCGCTACGGACACCGCGCCCTTGGCGAAGTGTTTGTGTGCCTGAACATGGGCTTTATCATGGTGAGCGCCAGCGCCACCCTGCTGCTGGGCCGTTTTGAGCCGTGCAGCTTCGCGCTGGCATTGCCCGTGGGCCTGATGGTGGCGGGGGTGCTGTACTACCAGAGCCTGCCGGAAATCGAAACCGATCTGGCGGCAGGCAAGCATACCCTTGCCAATACCCTGGGCAAGGCCGGGGCCTTTTTGCTGTTCCGCCTGTGGTGGCCGCTGGTGTGGCTGTTGCTGTGCAATCTGTGGGCAGCGGGGCTTGCGGGTTGGCCGGTGGTGTTGTGTCTGGTGGGCCTGCCCTTTTATCTGGCCGCATGCCGCCGCATCCGCCTTGCCGGAGATGGCGACTGGCTGCCGCTGGACGCTCACGGGCATCTGGTGCGCAAATGCTACCTCATCAGCGGCGCGGCACTGATACTGGGCGTGCTGCTGTAA
- the rfbF gene encoding glucose-1-phosphate cytidylyltransferase, which yields MKVIIMCGGKGTRLREETSVKPKPMVEIGGRPVLWHIMSIYARFGFKDFILPLGYKGEVIKQYFHDYNIRNTDFTVDLKSGNITTYPNPIEDWRVTLCDTGQETQKGGRLKRVAKHIDTDRFMVTYGDGVADIDLNKLIEFHKKSGSIGTFTGVRMPSRFGTVRTDADGKILSWEEKPVLDEFINCGFFVFKREFLDYLTEDEACDLEKEPLQRLAEEGQLSMYPHPGQWQCMDTLRDSIKLNEMWDAGKAFWV from the coding sequence ATGAAAGTCATCATCATGTGCGGCGGCAAGGGTACGCGTCTGCGCGAAGAAACCTCGGTCAAACCCAAGCCCATGGTCGAGATCGGCGGACGGCCCGTGCTCTGGCACATCATGTCCATCTATGCGCGCTTTGGCTTCAAGGATTTTATCCTGCCCCTTGGTTACAAGGGCGAGGTCATCAAGCAGTATTTCCACGATTACAACATCCGCAATACGGATTTTACGGTTGACCTCAAGAGCGGCAACATCACCACCTACCCCAATCCCATTGAGGACTGGCGGGTGACCCTGTGCGACACCGGGCAGGAAACGCAAAAGGGTGGCCGCCTCAAGCGCGTTGCCAAGCACATTGACACCGACCGCTTTATGGTTACTTACGGCGACGGCGTTGCCGATATCGATCTGAACAAGCTCATCGAATTCCACAAGAAGTCGGGCAGCATCGGCACCTTTACGGGTGTGCGCATGCCTTCGCGCTTTGGTACGGTACGCACCGATGCCGACGGCAAGATCCTTTCGTGGGAAGAAAAGCCCGTGCTGGACGAATTCATCAACTGCGGATTTTTCGTCTTCAAGCGCGAATTTCTTGATTACCTCACCGAGGACGAAGCCTGCGATCTGGAAAAAGAACCCTTGCAACGGCTGGCGGAGGAGGGGCAGCTTTCCATGTATCCGCACCCCGGCCAGTGGCAGTGCATGGACACGCTGCGCGACTCCATCAAGCTCAACGAGATGTGGGACGCGGGCAAGGCCTTCTGGGTCTAA
- the rfbG gene encoding CDP-glucose 4,6-dehydratase, producing MFANAYKGRRVFVTGHTGFKGSWLAAWLTQMGAVVGGFSDCVPTTPSHYAAMDLCAHLEADVRGDIRDRESMIKAMRQFRPDVVFHLAAQALVRKSYDDPALTFEANMMGTLNVLEAVRACPDVQAVIMITSDKCYRNDEWVWGYRETDHLGGHDPYSASKGCAEIIAHSYFESFFKDGPACATVRAGNVIGGGDWAQDRIVPDCARAWAAGQPVQIRSPWATRPWQLVLEPLSGYLWLGARLLLGLNEPFNLRGQAYNFGPAADVNNTVAEVVDALALHWPGFASEMDKNGQAGMKECTLLKLCCDKALAHLGWKATLTFEETIRYTAEWYHCFYQGQNGKQPQNMLDFTLGQIAAYVNAAEQRNQVWVK from the coding sequence ATGTTTGCCAACGCATATAAAGGACGCCGGGTCTTTGTAACCGGACACACGGGATTCAAAGGTTCATGGCTTGCGGCATGGCTGACCCAGATGGGTGCAGTGGTCGGCGGTTTTTCCGACTGCGTGCCCACCACCCCCTCGCACTACGCCGCCATGGATCTTTGCGCGCACCTCGAGGCTGACGTGCGTGGCGACATCCGCGACCGCGAAAGCATGATCAAGGCCATGCGCCAGTTCCGCCCCGATGTGGTCTTCCACCTTGCGGCGCAGGCGCTGGTGCGCAAGTCGTACGACGACCCGGCCCTGACCTTTGAAGCCAACATGATGGGCACCCTCAACGTGCTTGAGGCTGTGCGCGCCTGCCCCGATGTGCAGGCCGTCATCATGATCACTTCCGATAAATGCTACCGCAATGATGAATGGGTCTGGGGTTATCGCGAAACCGACCACCTCGGCGGGCACGATCCCTACTCCGCCTCCAAGGGCTGCGCGGAGATCATCGCCCACTCCTATTTTGAAAGCTTTTTCAAGGATGGCCCCGCCTGCGCCACCGTGCGCGCCGGCAATGTGATCGGCGGCGGCGACTGGGCACAGGATCGTATTGTTCCCGACTGCGCCCGCGCATGGGCCGCCGGGCAGCCTGTGCAGATCCGCAGCCCGTGGGCCACGCGCCCCTGGCAGCTCGTGCTGGAGCCTCTTTCCGGTTACCTGTGGCTTGGCGCGCGCCTGCTGCTGGGCCTCAACGAGCCTTTCAACCTGCGCGGGCAGGCCTACAACTTCGGCCCTGCGGCAGACGTCAACAATACCGTGGCCGAAGTGGTGGATGCCCTTGCCCTGCACTGGCCCGGCTTTGCCAGCGAGATGGACAAGAACGGTCAGGCGGGCATGAAGGAATGCACCCTGCTCAAGCTCTGCTGCGACAAAGCACTGGCGCATCTGGGATGGAAGGCTACCCTCACCTTTGAGGAAACCATCCGCTACACCGCCGAATGGTACCACTGCTTCTATCAGGGCCAGAACGGCAAGCAGCCCCAGAACATGCTCGACTTCACCCTTGGGCAGATCGCGGCCTACGTCAACGCCGCCGAACAACGCAATCAGGTGTGGGTAAAGTAA